Proteins from one Gibbsiella quercinecans genomic window:
- the murQ gene encoding N-acetylmuramic acid 6-phosphate etherase has product MDLGALVSETRNPATMALDEMSTLEMVACFNREDHNVPEAVAQVLPAIAQAVDLAAAALQAGGRLIYLGAGTSGRLGVLDASECPPTFGVPHGMVVGLIAGGPGALLKAVEGAEDNAALGEEDLRALNLAATDMVIGLAASGRTPYVIGALRYASQLGCPTAAISCNPGSPIAKEAQVAISPVVGPEALTGSTRMKSGTAQKLVLNMISTGAMVKLGKVYQNLMVDVKATNEKLVDRACRIVVEATGAERSVAQAALAQTGFEVKPAILMILAGVDAPEAQRRLRQHQGYLRAALGPQL; this is encoded by the coding sequence ATGGATTTAGGGGCTTTAGTATCAGAAACCCGCAATCCGGCGACCATGGCGCTTGATGAGATGAGCACGCTGGAGATGGTAGCCTGCTTTAACCGGGAAGATCACAACGTGCCGGAGGCAGTGGCGCAGGTGCTGCCGGCGATCGCGCAGGCGGTGGATCTGGCCGCGGCGGCACTGCAGGCCGGCGGGCGCTTAATCTACCTGGGGGCGGGCACCAGCGGCCGCCTGGGGGTACTGGACGCTTCGGAATGCCCACCGACCTTTGGCGTGCCGCATGGCATGGTGGTGGGGCTGATCGCTGGCGGGCCGGGTGCGCTGCTGAAAGCGGTGGAAGGGGCGGAAGATAACGCCGCCTTGGGCGAAGAAGACCTGCGGGCGTTAAACCTGGCCGCTACCGATATGGTGATTGGCCTGGCCGCTTCCGGGCGCACGCCGTATGTGATCGGCGCATTGCGCTATGCGAGCCAGCTGGGCTGCCCGACGGCGGCTATTTCCTGCAACCCCGGTTCGCCGATAGCAAAAGAAGCGCAGGTGGCTATTTCCCCGGTGGTCGGCCCTGAAGCGCTGACCGGCTCCACGCGCATGAAGTCCGGCACTGCGCAAAAGCTGGTGTTGAATATGATCTCAACCGGCGCGATGGTCAAACTGGGCAAGGTGTATCAGAACCTGATGGTGGATGTGAAAGCCACCAATGAAAAGTTAGTGGATCGCGCCTGCCGTATCGTCGTCGAAGCCACTGGCGCGGAACGCAGCGTGGCGCAGGCGGCGCTGGCGCAAACGGGGTTTGAGGTAAAACCGGCGATCCTGATGATACTGGCCGGCGTTGACGCACCCGAAGCGCAGCGGCGTTTGCGCCAGCACCAGGGCTATTTGCGTGCGGCGTTAGGCCCGCAGCTCTGA
- the yfhb gene encoding phosphatidylglycerophosphatase C, whose translation MNDQQGQEAIEGYRIVFFDLDGTLHQEDMFGSFLRFLLRNMPLNLLLVVPLLPIVGLAMLVMGRAARWPMSVLLWAITFGRREARLKALEQQFVSEFRAKVTAFPVVQLRLRQYLESHDAQVWLITGSPERLVEQVYRDSAFLPGVRLVGSQMARRHGGWVLAMRCLGVQKVVQLEQRLGAPLKLYSGYSDSKQDNPLLFFCEHRWRVSKKGELQQLE comes from the coding sequence TTGAATGACCAACAGGGCCAGGAGGCCATAGAAGGTTACCGCATCGTCTTTTTCGATCTGGACGGTACGTTGCATCAGGAAGACATGTTCGGCAGCTTTCTGCGCTTTTTGCTGCGTAATATGCCATTGAACCTGCTGTTGGTGGTGCCGCTGTTGCCAATCGTCGGGCTGGCCATGCTGGTGATGGGGCGCGCGGCGCGCTGGCCGATGAGCGTGCTGCTGTGGGCCATTACCTTCGGCCGTCGCGAAGCCCGGTTGAAAGCGCTGGAGCAACAGTTTGTCAGCGAGTTCCGCGCGAAGGTCACTGCTTTTCCCGTGGTGCAGTTGCGCCTGCGGCAATACCTTGAATCGCACGATGCGCAGGTGTGGTTGATCACCGGCTCGCCAGAGCGCCTGGTGGAGCAGGTCTATCGTGATTCGGCTTTTTTGCCCGGGGTGCGGCTGGTGGGCAGCCAGATGGCGCGCCGCCACGGCGGCTGGGTGCTGGCGATGCGCTGTCTTGGCGTGCAGAAAGTGGTGCAGTTGGAACAGCGGTTGGGCGCACCGCTCAAGCTGTACAGTGGCTACAGCGACAGCAAGCAAGACAACCCGCTGCTGTTTTTTTGCGAACACCGTTGGCGGGTGAGCAAGAAGGGTGAACTGCAGCAGTTGGAATGA
- the tadA gene encoding tRNA adenosine(34) deaminase TadA: MTEYNDEYWMRQALQLALRAQEEGEVPVGALLVLDNQVIGEGWNRPIGRHDPTAHAEIMALRQGGAVLQNYRLLNATLYVTLEPCVMCAGAMIHSRIGRLVYGAADMKTGAAGSLLDILRHPGMNHQLAITAGVLADDCAGMLSAFFRQRREQQKALKLARRADKGEQ, translated from the coding sequence ATGACCGAATATAATGATGAATACTGGATGCGCCAGGCATTGCAGCTTGCCCTGCGTGCGCAGGAGGAAGGCGAAGTGCCGGTCGGGGCGCTGCTGGTGCTGGACAACCAGGTGATTGGCGAAGGCTGGAACCGGCCGATTGGCCGCCACGATCCAACGGCCCATGCGGAAATTATGGCGCTGCGCCAAGGCGGGGCGGTGTTGCAAAACTACCGTTTGCTGAACGCTACGCTGTACGTGACGTTAGAGCCCTGTGTCATGTGCGCCGGCGCGATGATCCACAGCCGCATCGGCCGCCTGGTTTACGGCGCGGCAGATATGAAAACCGGCGCGGCCGGTTCGTTGCTGGATATCCTGCGCCACCCAGGCATGAATCACCAATTGGCCATTACCGCCGGTGTGTTAGCCGATGACTGTGCAGGGATGCTGAGCGCGTTCTTCCGCCAGCGCCGTGAGCAGCAAAAGGCCTTAAAGCTGGCGCGCCGCGCGGATAAAGGCGAGCAATAA
- the mltF gene encoding membrane-bound lytic murein transglycosylase MltF translates to MKRIKINYILIGIVALLLALALWPNIAWRSGQGGQLDAIKSRGELRISTLNSPVTYFSTPQGPGGLDYELAKRFADYLGVKLVVQARQNINDLFDDLDDGDADLLAAGLIYNQERISRARTGPAYYSVSQQLVYRLGTPRPKSFADIKGRLGVASGSAHASTLKQLKQAAFPALSWEAASDQTSKELLEQVADNKLDYTVGDSVTIALLQRIHPQLAVAFDVTDEEPVTWYFKRANDDSLYAAMLDFYSKMVEDGTLAKLEEKYLGHVGSFDYVDTKTFLSAIDTVLPNFRTLFEHYANEIDWKLLAAIAYQESHWNPQATSPTGVRGLMMLTRATADGLGVNNRLDPEESIQGGALYLRRLMDKVPDSVPEDERIWFALAAYNMGWGHMLDARKLTKMQKGNPDSWVDVKQRLPMLSQKRYYPHLTYGYARGREAYSYVENIRRYHVSLVGYLVEKEKKAATQKYSYPAVAPELALNQQR, encoded by the coding sequence TTGAAACGTATAAAAATAAATTACATACTGATCGGTATTGTCGCCTTGCTCCTGGCGCTTGCCTTATGGCCCAATATTGCCTGGCGCAGTGGGCAAGGTGGGCAACTTGATGCCATCAAATCCCGTGGGGAACTACGGATTAGCACGTTAAATTCACCGGTCACCTACTTCTCGACCCCGCAAGGGCCGGGAGGGCTTGACTACGAGCTGGCAAAACGCTTTGCCGATTACCTCGGCGTGAAGCTGGTGGTGCAGGCGCGCCAGAACATCAACGACCTGTTTGACGATCTGGACGACGGCGATGCCGATCTGTTGGCCGCCGGGCTGATCTACAACCAGGAGCGCATCAGCCGTGCGCGCACCGGCCCGGCTTATTACTCTGTTTCCCAGCAGTTGGTCTATCGCCTGGGCACGCCGCGGCCGAAAAGCTTTGCCGATATCAAAGGCCGGCTGGGGGTTGCTTCCGGCTCGGCGCATGCCAGCACGCTGAAACAGCTCAAGCAGGCCGCCTTCCCGGCGCTCAGTTGGGAAGCCGCCAGCGACCAAACCTCAAAAGAGTTGCTCGAACAGGTTGCCGACAACAAGCTGGATTACACCGTGGGCGATTCGGTGACGATCGCCCTGCTGCAGCGCATCCACCCACAGTTGGCGGTGGCGTTCGACGTTACCGACGAAGAGCCCGTCACCTGGTATTTCAAACGCGCGAATGACGACAGCCTGTACGCTGCGATGCTCGATTTCTATAGCAAGATGGTGGAAGACGGCACGCTGGCAAAGCTGGAAGAAAAATACCTTGGCCACGTTGGCAGCTTTGATTATGTCGATACCAAGACGTTCCTCTCAGCGATCGATACCGTGTTGCCGAACTTCCGCACGCTGTTTGAACACTATGCCAACGAGATCGATTGGAAGTTGCTGGCGGCGATCGCCTATCAGGAATCACACTGGAACCCGCAGGCCACCTCCCCTACCGGCGTGCGCGGTCTGATGATGCTGACACGCGCCACGGCCGATGGGCTGGGGGTTAATAATCGCCTGGATCCGGAAGAAAGCATCCAGGGCGGCGCGCTCTACCTGCGGCGCCTGATGGACAAGGTGCCGGACAGCGTGCCGGAAGATGAGCGCATCTGGTTTGCTTTGGCTGCCTATAACATGGGCTGGGGCCATATGCTGGATGCCCGCAAGCTGACAAAAATGCAAAAAGGCAACCCGGACAGTTGGGTGGATGTAAAACAACGCCTGCCGATGCTCAGCCAAAAACGCTACTACCCGCATCTGACCTACGGCTACGCGCGCGGGCGCGAGGCTTACTCTTACGTAGAGAATATCCGCCGCTATCACGTCAGCCTGGTAGGGTATCTGGTGGAAAAAGAAAAGAAGGCGGCAACGCAGAAGTATAGCTACCCGGCCGTTGCGCCGGAGCTGGCGCTCAATCAGCAGCGGTGA
- the purL gene encoding phosphoribosylformylglycinamidine synthase, protein MEILRGSPALSAFRITKLLSRFQDAQLPVSDIYAEYVHFADVSAPLSAEEHAKLQRLLKYGPSLAEHAPEGRLLLVTPRPGTISPWSSKATDIARNCGLAQVVHLERGLAFYVTAPQLAPAQWQQLAALLHDRMMETVFSDLQQAEQLFSHHQPAPYQTVDVLGEGHAALEQANIRLGLALAQDEIDYLLQAFTGLGRNPTDIELYMFAQANSEHCRHKIFNADWIIDGEQQPKSLFKMIKNTFEKTPDYVLSAYKDNAAVMEGSSVGRFFAAPENGKYDYHQEDAHILMKVETHNHPTAISPWPGAATGSGGEIRDEGATGRGAKPKAGLVGFSVSNLRIPGFEQPWEQDFGKPARIVTALDIMTDGPLGGAAFNNEFGRPALVGYFRTYEEQVNSHNGVELRGYHKPIMLAGGIGNIRAEHVQKGEITVGAKLVVLGGPAMNIGLGGGAASSMASGQSDADLDFASVQRDNPEMERRCQEVIDRCWQLGQANPILFIHDVGAGGLSNAMPELVSDGGRGGRFELRDILNDEPGMSPLEVWCNESQERYVMAVAPEQMAQFDEICRRERAPYAVIGEATEEQHLSLSDRHFGNKPIDMPLDVLLGKTPKMTRDVTRLPAPGEAIDRAGITLADAVKRVLHLPAVAEKTFLITIGDRTVTGMVARDQMVGPWQVPVADCAVTTASLDSYYGEAMSIGERAPVALLDFAASGRLAVGEALTNLAATDIGSLKRVKLSANWMAAAGHPGEDAGLYDAVKAVGEELCPALGITIPVGKDSMSMKTRWQEGNEQREMISPLSLVITAFARVEDVRRTVTPQLRTDKGDTELLLIDLGNGHNALGATALAQVYRQLGDKPADVRSAEQLADFFNAMQQLVADGALLAYHDRADGGLLVTLVEMAFAGHCGVEVDIQALGSDALAALFNEELGAVIQVTAEQRAAVQQVFAQHGLVDNVHPIGRVQAGDRFVITQGGKPVYSESRTHLRTWWAETTWQMQRLRDNPECADQEHQAKQDDNDPGLNVKLTFAPEEDVAAPYIATGARPKVAVLREQGVNSHVEMAAAFHRAGFDAVDVHMSDLLAGRIGLEDFHTLVACGGFSYGDVLGAGEGWAKSILFNARVRDEFETFFHRPQTLALGVCNGCQMMSNLRELIPGAEHWPRFVRNLSERFEARFSLVEVAASPSLFMDGMAGSRMPIAVSHGEGHVEVRDAAHLAALESSSLVALRFVDNAGQVTETYPANPNGSPNGITAVTSANGRATVMMPHPERVFRTVSNSWHPDSWGEDSPWMRMFRNARKQLG, encoded by the coding sequence ATGGAAATACTGCGTGGTTCGCCCGCTTTGTCGGCCTTTCGTATTACTAAACTGCTGTCCCGCTTTCAGGACGCTCAACTTCCGGTTAGTGATATTTACGCCGAATACGTTCACTTTGCCGATGTCAGCGCGCCGCTAAGCGCTGAAGAGCACGCCAAACTGCAGCGCCTGCTCAAATACGGCCCCTCTCTCGCCGAACACGCCCCTGAAGGGCGGCTGCTGCTGGTGACCCCGCGCCCCGGCACCATTTCGCCGTGGTCTTCCAAAGCGACCGATATTGCCCGTAACTGCGGCCTGGCGCAGGTTGTGCACCTGGAGCGCGGCCTGGCGTTTTACGTCACTGCGCCGCAGTTGGCGCCGGCTCAGTGGCAGCAACTGGCGGCGCTGCTGCACGATCGCATGATGGAAACCGTATTCAGCGATTTGCAGCAGGCCGAGCAACTGTTTTCCCATCATCAACCGGCGCCGTACCAGACGGTGGACGTGTTGGGTGAAGGGCATGCGGCGCTGGAGCAGGCCAACATCCGGCTGGGGCTGGCGTTGGCGCAGGATGAAATCGACTATCTGCTGCAGGCCTTTACCGGCCTGGGGCGCAACCCGACCGACATCGAACTGTATATGTTCGCGCAGGCCAACTCCGAGCACTGTCGCCACAAAATTTTCAATGCCGATTGGATCATCGACGGCGAACAGCAGCCCAAATCGCTGTTCAAAATGATCAAGAACACCTTCGAGAAAACCCCCGACTACGTGCTGTCTGCCTATAAGGACAACGCCGCGGTGATGGAAGGCTCATCGGTTGGGCGTTTCTTCGCTGCGCCGGAAAACGGCAAATATGATTACCATCAGGAAGATGCGCATATCCTGATGAAGGTGGAAACCCACAACCACCCAACGGCGATCTCGCCGTGGCCAGGCGCGGCAACCGGCTCCGGCGGTGAGATCCGCGATGAAGGTGCTACCGGGCGTGGCGCCAAGCCTAAAGCGGGCTTGGTGGGATTCTCGGTTTCCAACCTGCGCATTCCGGGGTTTGAACAGCCGTGGGAGCAGGATTTCGGCAAGCCGGCACGCATTGTGACCGCGCTTGATATCATGACCGACGGCCCGCTGGGCGGCGCAGCGTTTAACAACGAATTCGGCCGTCCGGCGCTGGTGGGCTACTTCCGCACCTATGAAGAACAGGTCAACAGCCACAACGGCGTTGAGCTGCGCGGTTACCATAAACCGATCATGCTGGCCGGCGGTATCGGCAACATTCGTGCCGAACACGTGCAGAAAGGGGAAATCACCGTTGGCGCCAAGCTGGTGGTGCTGGGCGGCCCGGCGATGAACATCGGGCTGGGCGGCGGCGCGGCTTCTTCTATGGCTTCCGGCCAGTCTGACGCCGATCTGGACTTTGCTTCGGTGCAGCGCGACAACCCGGAAATGGAGCGCCGCTGCCAGGAAGTGATCGACCGCTGCTGGCAACTGGGGCAGGCGAACCCGATTCTGTTTATCCACGATGTGGGCGCCGGCGGCCTTTCGAACGCCATGCCGGAGCTGGTGAGCGACGGCGGCCGCGGTGGCCGCTTTGAGCTGCGCGATATCCTTAACGATGAGCCGGGCATGAGCCCGCTGGAAGTGTGGTGTAACGAATCTCAGGAGCGTTACGTAATGGCGGTAGCACCGGAGCAGATGGCGCAGTTCGACGAAATCTGCCGCCGTGAGCGCGCGCCGTATGCGGTGATTGGCGAAGCCACCGAAGAACAGCACCTGTCGTTGAGCGATCGCCACTTTGGCAATAAGCCTATCGATATGCCGCTGGACGTGCTGTTGGGCAAAACGCCGAAGATGACCCGCGATGTGACGCGCTTGCCGGCGCCCGGCGAAGCGATCGATCGTGCCGGCATCACCCTCGCCGATGCGGTAAAACGCGTGTTGCATTTGCCGGCCGTGGCCGAGAAAACCTTCCTGATCACCATCGGCGACCGTACCGTAACCGGCATGGTGGCGCGCGATCAGATGGTCGGCCCCTGGCAGGTGCCGGTGGCCGATTGCGCGGTGACCACCGCCAGCCTGGACAGCTATTACGGCGAGGCGATGTCGATCGGCGAACGTGCGCCGGTGGCGCTGTTGGATTTTGCCGCTTCCGGCCGCCTGGCGGTGGGCGAAGCGTTGACCAACCTGGCGGCGACGGATATCGGCTCGCTGAAGCGCGTGAAACTTTCCGCCAACTGGATGGCCGCAGCCGGCCACCCGGGCGAAGACGCCGGCCTGTATGATGCCGTGAAGGCGGTGGGCGAAGAACTCTGCCCGGCGCTTGGCATTACCATTCCGGTGGGCAAAGACTCCATGTCGATGAAAACCCGCTGGCAGGAAGGCAACGAACAACGCGAGATGATTTCGCCGCTGTCGTTGGTGATCACCGCGTTCGCCCGCGTGGAAGACGTGCGCCGCACCGTGACGCCGCAGCTGCGTACGGATAAAGGCGACACCGAACTGCTGCTGATCGATCTGGGCAACGGCCACAACGCACTGGGGGCAACGGCGCTGGCGCAGGTTTATCGCCAACTGGGTGACAAACCGGCCGATGTGCGCAGCGCCGAACAACTGGCGGACTTCTTTAATGCCATGCAGCAGTTGGTGGCCGACGGCGCACTGCTGGCCTATCACGATCGCGCCGACGGCGGCCTGCTGGTCACACTGGTGGAAATGGCCTTTGCCGGCCACTGCGGCGTGGAAGTGGATATTCAGGCGCTGGGCAGCGATGCGCTGGCGGCATTGTTCAATGAAGAACTGGGCGCAGTGATCCAGGTTACGGCTGAACAGCGCGCGGCGGTGCAACAGGTGTTTGCTCAGCATGGCCTGGTGGATAACGTACACCCGATTGGCCGCGTGCAAGCGGGCGATCGCTTTGTTATCACCCAGGGCGGCAAGCCGGTGTACAGCGAAAGCCGTACCCATCTGCGCACCTGGTGGGCAGAGACCACCTGGCAGATGCAGCGCCTGCGTGACAACCCAGAGTGCGCCGATCAGGAACATCAGGCCAAGCAGGACGACAACGATCCGGGCCTGAACGTGAAGCTAACCTTCGCACCGGAAGAAGACGTCGCCGCGCCTTATATCGCCACCGGCGCGCGGCCGAAGGTCGCCGTGCTGCGTGAGCAGGGCGTCAACTCGCACGTGGAAATGGCTGCGGCGTTCCACCGCGCCGGCTTCGATGCGGTGGATGTGCACATGAGCGATCTGCTGGCCGGGCGTATCGGCCTGGAAGATTTCCACACGCTGGTGGCCTGCGGTGGGTTCTCTTACGGTGACGTGCTGGGGGCCGGGGAGGGCTGGGCGAAGTCTATCCTGTTCAATGCGCGCGTACGCGATGAATTCGAAACCTTCTTCCACCGCCCGCAGACCTTGGCATTAGGGGTGTGTAACGGTTGCCAGATGATGTCTAACCTGCGCGAACTGATCCCGGGTGCAGAGCACTGGCCGCGCTTTGTTCGCAACCTGTCAGAGCGCTTTGAGGCGCGTTTCAGCCTGGTGGAAGTGGCGGCAAGCCCATCGCTGTTTATGGACGGTATGGCCGGTTCCCGGATGCCGATTGCGGTTTCCCACGGCGAAGGCCATGTGGAAGTGCGTGATGCCGCGCACCTGGCGGCGCTGGAAAGCAGCAGCCTGGTGGCGTTGCGGTTTGTTGATAATGCCGGCCAGGTAACCGAAACTTACCCAGCTAACCCGAATGGTTCGCCGAATGGGATCACGGCGGTGACCAGCGCCAACGGCCGCGCTACCGTGATGATGCCGCACCCGGAACGTGTGTTCCGTACGGTCAGCAACTCATGGCACCCGGATTCATGGGGTGAAGATAGCCCATGGATGCGTATGTTCCGCAATGCGCGTAAGCAATTAGGGTGA
- a CDS encoding sensor histidine kinase — translation MISLKKWRISPRSLRQLVLMAFLLVLLPLLVLAYQAYQSLDHLSAQAADINRTTLVDARRSEAMTSVALEMERSYRQYCVLVDPTLARLYQNQRKQYSQMLDAHAPVLPDERYYQTLRGLLTQLAAIKCHNSGPDADTSELLESFSRSNAEMVQATRTVVFSRGQQLQRAIAERGQFFGWQALLLFLVSVLLVGLFTRMIIGPVKAVERMINRLGEGRALGTTATFKGPRELRSLAQRIIWLSERLAWLESQRHEFLRHISHELKTPLASMREGTELLADEVVGSLTPDQKEVVAILDQSSRHLQRLIEQLLDYNRKMADGPAEHEKVALAALVEAVVAAHSLPARAKLIATDVELEAEICWAEPTLLMRVLDNLYSNAVHYGKESGNIWIRSRRVGQRVQIDVANTGTPIPESEQAMIFEPFFQGSHQRKGAVKGSGLGLSIARDCIRRMRGELQLVSVDGADVCFRIELPLTAENE, via the coding sequence ATGATTTCATTGAAAAAATGGCGTATATCCCCGCGCTCGCTGCGCCAACTGGTATTGATGGCCTTCCTGCTGGTATTGCTGCCATTACTGGTTTTGGCGTATCAGGCCTACCAGAGCCTGGATCACCTGAGTGCGCAGGCGGCGGACATTAACCGCACCACGTTGGTCGATGCGCGCCGCAGTGAAGCGATGACCAGCGTGGCGCTGGAAATGGAGCGCAGCTACCGCCAATACTGCGTGCTGGTGGATCCAACGCTGGCGCGGCTTTACCAAAATCAGCGCAAGCAGTATTCACAAATGTTAGATGCCCATGCGCCGGTGCTGCCGGATGAGCGCTATTATCAAACGTTGCGCGGCCTGCTGACGCAACTGGCGGCGATAAAATGCCACAATAGCGGCCCCGACGCCGATACCTCTGAATTGCTGGAATCTTTCTCCCGCTCAAACGCCGAAATGGTTCAGGCAACGCGCACGGTGGTATTTTCCCGCGGCCAGCAGTTGCAACGGGCAATCGCCGAGCGTGGCCAGTTCTTTGGCTGGCAGGCGCTGCTGCTGTTTCTGGTCAGCGTGCTGCTGGTGGGCTTGTTCACCCGGATGATCATCGGCCCGGTCAAGGCGGTAGAACGCATGATCAACCGCCTTGGCGAAGGGCGAGCGTTGGGCACCACCGCAACCTTCAAGGGGCCGCGTGAACTGCGTTCCCTGGCGCAGCGCATTATCTGGTTGAGTGAGCGCCTGGCGTGGCTGGAATCACAACGCCATGAGTTTTTGCGCCATATATCGCATGAATTGAAAACGCCATTGGCCAGCATGCGCGAGGGCACGGAGCTGCTGGCGGATGAAGTGGTCGGCTCGCTGACGCCGGATCAAAAAGAAGTGGTGGCGATCCTCGATCAGAGTAGCCGCCATCTGCAACGCCTGATCGAACAACTGCTGGACTATAACCGCAAAATGGCCGATGGGCCGGCGGAACATGAAAAGGTCGCGCTGGCTGCACTGGTCGAGGCGGTGGTCGCCGCCCACAGTTTGCCCGCGCGCGCCAAACTGATCGCAACCGATGTGGAACTCGAGGCGGAAATTTGCTGGGCAGAGCCTACGCTATTAATGCGTGTGCTGGATAATCTCTATTCCAATGCGGTGCACTACGGCAAGGAATCCGGTAACATTTGGATCCGTAGCCGCCGGGTTGGGCAACGCGTGCAGATCGATGTCGCCAATACCGGTACGCCGATTCCCGAGTCCGAACAAGCCATGATTTTTGAGCCTTTTTTCCAGGGGAGTCACCAGCGGAAAGGGGCGGTAAAAGGAAGTGGGCTGGGGTTGAGCATTGCCCGGGACTGTATCCGCCGCATGCGTGGAGAGTTGCAGTTGGTCAGCGTAGATGGCGCTGACGTCTGCTTCCGTATTGAATTGCCATTAACCGCCGAGAATGAATAA
- the qseG gene encoding two-component system QseEF-associated lipoprotein QseG, with the protein MSTWLKRPRRITRECATQGALLNKHPLSFWGMLFLAPFLLAGCAERAVSGSLALQQQETIPDSKVVDFRLAACGTLWQLDEQETLENSLYWLRAMECAESLSANQARTLAKTVENGHWDGAFKQGILLGAAQPVVAERRQQAERVNSYSLEFPNALRPLLQIWSQQQALQIALADEKARYQRLQESSDSQIDALRQSQLGLQTQLQETSRKLENLTDIERRLSSRKQLQGDIPENATRPDNSGKGSAPAKKAAPESMPEKGTALPVEPEDSETPLPDNKESDAQ; encoded by the coding sequence ATGTCTACATGGCTTAAACGCCCACGTCGCATAACGCGTGAATGTGCAACGCAGGGAGCGTTGCTCAACAAACATCCTCTTTCTTTCTGGGGCATGCTTTTTTTAGCGCCTTTCCTGTTGGCGGGTTGCGCTGAGCGCGCCGTTAGCGGCAGCCTGGCCCTGCAACAACAAGAAACCATCCCTGACAGCAAAGTGGTGGACTTTCGCCTTGCCGCCTGCGGCACGCTGTGGCAGCTCGATGAACAGGAAACGCTTGAGAATTCGCTTTACTGGCTGCGCGCCATGGAATGTGCGGAAAGCCTGAGCGCCAATCAGGCGCGAACGCTGGCGAAAACCGTGGAAAATGGCCACTGGGACGGCGCCTTCAAGCAAGGTATCCTGCTTGGCGCCGCACAGCCCGTGGTGGCAGAGCGCCGCCAACAGGCCGAGCGCGTGAACAGCTACAGCCTTGAGTTCCCGAATGCGCTGCGCCCGTTGCTGCAGATCTGGAGCCAGCAGCAGGCATTGCAGATAGCGCTGGCCGATGAAAAAGCCCGCTATCAGCGTTTGCAGGAAAGCAGCGACAGCCAGATTGATGCGCTGCGCCAAAGCCAACTTGGCCTGCAAACGCAACTGCAGGAAACGTCGCGCAAGCTGGAAAACCTGACCGATATTGAGCGGCGGCTTTCTTCACGCAAACAGTTGCAGGGCGACATTCCGGAAAACGCCACCCGGCCGGATAACAGCGGCAAGGGCAGCGCCCCAGCCAAAAAAGCGGCGCCGGAATCTATGCCGGAGAAGGGCACGGCGCTGCCGGTAGAGCCTGAAGATAGCGAGACGCCGCTGCCTGACAACAAGGAGTCTGACGCGCAATGA